The Cyanobacteria bacterium GSL.Bin1 nucleotide sequence GGATGAAAATAGAAAATATAAAGAGCTAGATATTTGTCACCTTTTTTATGATCATGAAATAACCATTAAGAGTAGATTTTTAGTTTTGGGTGTCCACAAAGATAGCCAAGAAAAACTCATTGGATATATGGGCTTTCGTAAAGGTAAGCAACCAAGTTATCATTTAGCTGACATGGAAGTATTAAATTCTACTCCTGAAAAAGAACAATTTAATCAGGGTCAAGATTTTTTAATTGATGCTAGCAGAATGAATTTGAATGAGCTTGGTTTTATTCTAAAATGGACATATGCAGAAGAACCAAACACTTGGAGATTTCCCTTATCTGGTAACGGCGGATTATCTGATTATTATATTCGTGCCATAAAAAACAGTGGTATTCAAAAAAAAAGTGAAACTAAAACGCAATTTATCACCTCATCTGCGTTAAGCTCTGCTAAAATGATCGACCTATTTGATCAGATTGTTTTAACCCCTGAAGAAGACTTAGTCTTGCAAGCACTGCAAACAATTGAACCAAGAATTATTCGTATTGCTTCAGTTAGTTCGGAAAGAGAGATAAGTTCTGAAGCACGGGAAGGATTTATGGTACGGTTTAGTGATAGTAAACAACGCATCCCAATTGGCAGTATGGGTGATGGGATCTGGCGTATTTTAGGACTTGCCTTAGCAACCGTTAGTGCATCAAATGGTGTTTTGTTAGTCGATGAAATTGATACGGGCTTACATTTCACTGCCATGTCTGATATGTGGAAATTGGTTTGGGAGACTGCAAAAAGACTTAATGTTCAAGTTTTTGCCACAACACATAGCAGTGATTGTTGGATGAGTTTAGCTGATATTGCCAGTCGAGAAGATACCGCAGAAGATGGCATTACAATCCAGAGAATTGAAAAAGGAAAAGATACAGGAGTCGTTTTCAATCGCGAGCAAATTCTCACTGCTGCCAAGTGGGATATTGAGGTGCGTTAGTAATGTCAAGGCAAGATAAGTCACCGAACTGGTTATTAGTGGAAGGAGAGGAAGATAAAAGAGTAATTCCCTATTTGATGGAAGCAAATGGTATCCCTTGGAAAAAACAAGAAGAACCTGCTTTCATTCGAGAATGTGGCGGTTATCAAAATATTGACTCCACTTTAATTTCTACTGTTTTGCAAAAATCTGGGCTACAGGCTCTAGGAGTTATAGTTGATGCAGATGATAATCTTAATGAGCGTTGGAAAAGCATTAGAAATGCTTGTTTAGAGAGTATTCCAGATATTCCTGAAAACTTACCAACAACAGGGCTTATTCATCCAATAAATGACATTCAGTTTGGTGTTTGGATTATGCCTGATAATCAAGCCAGAGGGATGTTAGAAACTTTTTTAAGCTACTTGATTCCAGATGAAAGTGAGCCACTTTGGCAATATGCTCAAAACGTTACTAAAGAAGCTAAAAATCAAGGAGCTACTTTTATCAATTCTCATTTTGATAAGGCACAAATTTACACTTGGCTGGCATGGCAAGATCCACCAGGGCGACAATTACATAATGCTGTAATGGAAAAGATTCTGAATCCAAATCATCCCCAAGCCAAACCGTTTGTTAATTGGTTTAAGCAGTTGTATGACTTGTAAGAAAAAATAAATAGATTAAAAGAGCGCGATGTTCCCTACGGGAACCGGCGAAGCCATCGCGCAACGAAAAAGTTAAGAGGCTTGCTCAAATCCTACATTCAGCTTGACTACTAGGGTTAAGGTCTGTTCCATCGTTTTCACAATTTCACCATAATGACTATAACATGGTTAAGTTTGAAGGATCATGACTCCCATTTTTTCTCGTAAGGTTTCTAATCCTAATCTTTGCTCTGCCGAAATATAAACGGCTTCTGGAAAGTGTTGTTTTGCTTCAGTCAGCGTTTCTGTATCCACTTGATCAATCTTATTAAATACCAATAAACTCTCCGGCGGCATAATTGGCATTTCTTCTAGAATTTTGCTCACTGATTCGATTTGGCTTTGCCAAGCCCGATGAGATAAGTCAACAACATGCAACATCGCATCCGCTTCACTCACTTCTTCTAGGGTGGCACGGAAGGCATCAATTAAAGCTGGGGGGAGTTCTTTAATAAACCCCACGGTATCCGTTAGTAAGACAGTTTGTAATTCTCCTTGCGACGGAACAGTGAGACGACGAGTGGTTGGGTCAAGGGTGGCAAATAATTGGTCTTCGGCGTAAATTTCAGCATGGGTTAAGCAATTGAGCAAAGTAGATTTTCCCGCATTGGTATAACCCACCACGGCAATGGTCGGCACTTCTTGTTTTTGTCGCTGGTGGCGCATCCGGGAACGATGGGATTGCAGTTGATTGACTTCCTGCTGTAACCGGGATACCCGCTTTTGAATACGACGGCGTTCCGTTTCCAGTTTGGTTTCTCCAGGCCCACGGGTGCCAATACCACCACCGAGACGAGACATGGCTTCGCCCCGCCCCACCAGACGCGGGAGGAGATATTCCAATTGTGCCAATTCAACTTGGAGTTTTCCGGCGCGCGATCGCGCTCTTTGGGCAAAAATATCTAAAATTAACTCTGTCCGGTCAATCACTCTTACGCCAATTTGCTGTTCTAAATTGCGCACTTGGGCCGGACTCAAATCTTGATCAAACGCCACTAAACTCGCACCCACCGTTTGCACCGCGATCGCGATTTCTTGGACTTTCCCTGCCCCAATCACAGTCTGGGGATGAGGGCGACTGCGCCGTTGGGTAATCGTCTGTAACACCTCACCCCCTGCGGTATCCACCAAACGGATCACTTCCGCCAAGCCATCTGCAAACTGTTGCTGGGATAATTCAGCACTCATCAACCCCACAACCACCACGCGCTGATGGGAACTATCCACCTGCTGGGCGACATATTCCCGCTCAAATTCCGCTTCTAGCCCCTCAACTAGGTCTAGGAAATCTTGTTTCGTCAGAACATCTAGACTCAACGGCGGAGAAACTGTCCAATATAACCCTTCTTCGCGACTGGGATCAGATTCTGGGGCAAGATGCGCTAAATAAGCTGATTCCACATAACCGGTTGCCCCACCCCCGCGACGCTGGAATCCTTGACCGGTCAGCGTTAACGTCACCAGCGCGTCTAATCGCTGCAACACCATTGCCGTGAGACTGGGTTTTTTCGGGGGGTTTGACTTCAACGCCGTGGTCACACACCGAATCCCCGACAGCCGCTTAGCGCCATAACGCGGTAATTCCAGGGGGGGAATTTGCGTTTGTCGCGGGCTACCCACCCCCACCCGAATCACTTGTCCGCGACGGTTAATATAAGCGGATACCGGCTGATTAATTTCTGTACTAATCGCAGCAAGGCGCTGAGCAAATTCCGGGGTGGTTGCGCGATCGCGCGGCTGACGCTGATGATACAGCCGTTGCAGTTGTTTAAGCTGGCTTGATTTGAGTCCTTTTAGGTTGCCGTATAGGGTCTCGATTGACAATCGTCTCCTTAAGATGAAAACAGTAATTTTTGCTACATATTGATTCCCAAGCAAGGGAGAGAATACGGATTAAGAGATTCATCCCCCATAACTCAGTCCTCTTTATTTCATCTTAAATCCCAGCCTTGAAACTTTGCTGTTTTGAAACTGCACCTAAAAAACCGCCACTGAGAATAATTCAGTAGCGGTTGCTTCAATTGCCAATCGCAGGAAAATTTAACCAAATGCGCCGCTAACATATTGCTGAGTGGCTTCTTCTTTCGGATTTTGAAAGATCGTTTCTGTATCGTCATATTCCACGAGATACCCTTGCTTCCCGCCTTCTATGGCTTCGGCATTAAAAAATGCGGTCCGGTCGGAAACCCGGGAAGCCTGCTGCATATTGTGAGTCACAATCACAATTGTGTATCTCTCTTTCAATTCCGCAATTAACTCTTCAATTCGGAGGGTAGAAATGGGGTCCAGTGCAGAACAAGGTTCGTCCATTAAAATCACTTCCGGCTGAATGGCGATTCCCCGGGCAATACAAAGACGCTGTTGTTGTCCGCCGGATAAAGATAAACCACTTTCTTTTAACTTATCTTTCACCTCATCCCAAAGGGCAGCTTGTTTTAGGCTTTGCTCAATCAATTCATCCATATTCCCCTGATAGCCATTAATCCGCGCCCCAAAGGCAATATTTTCATAAATTGATTTCGGGAAAGGGTTGGGCTTCTGGAATACCATGCCAATGCGACGGCGCACCTCTACCGGATCAACGCCTTTGGCATATAAATCTTTATCATGATAGGTAATTTTTCCTTCCACTCTTGCTCCAGCGACTAAATCATTGAGACGATTAAAGCAGCGGAGAATCGTACTTTTACCACAGCCCGATGGACCAATCAAGGCTGTCACTTCGTTGGCATAAATATCCATGTTGACATTGCGCACTGCCAAATAGGAACCGTAGTAGACATTAACATTATCTACTTTTAAAACCGCTTCATTAACCTGGGCGTTATGCGGTGTTTGAGAAAGTTGGGGATCGCTGGTCATTTTTTTACCTCAATTTTTAAAAAACGATGATTTTAATCTAGTTTTTTCTGAAATTTATTCCGAAGAAAGATGGCAAGGGAATTCATTAGGAGTAATGCCACCATCAGAATAATAATGCCAGTGGCAGCAACCGCGTGAAACTCTTCTTGGGGACGGGATACCCAATTAAAAATTTGAATGGGCATGACGGTAAAGGGGGTTCTTAACCCTTCCCAAATCGGCCAGGTTGGGGGTAAAAAGGCAATATAAGTTAAAGCTCCCACTGTAATTAAGGGTGCTGTTTCGCCAATGGCACGGGATAAGGCAAGAATGGTTCCGGTTAACATACCAGGAAAGGCAAGAGGGAACACTTGTTCTCGCACCACTTGCCAACGGGTTGCTCCCAGTGCCATTCCCCCTTGTCTTAAACTATCCGGAACGGCTCTTAGCGCTTCACGAGTGGCAACAATAATAATCGGCAGAATGAGCAACGACATGGTCATCGATCCGGCCAATACGGTGCGCCCTCCTGTTAGGGGTTGCATCACCCGCACGAAGGCTTGTAAGCCCAGCAAGCCATAAATAATTGAGGGGACCGCCGCTAAATTGCCAATATTGACTTCAATGACTTTGGCATACCAGGTGTCCGCAGCAAATTCTTCTAAGAAGATGCCGGAACCAACACCAACAACAAAAGAAAGAATGGCAGTAATGACCATGAGCCAAATTGTTCCCACCCAAGCCGATAAAAATCCAGCTTGTTCCGGCTTACGGGAAGGATAATTGGTCATAAAGCTCCAATCGAGGTTACTAATACCATCAATAAAAACGTCGATTAATAGAACAGCTAAGACCACTAAACCAATGTAAGTGGCAATTAGGCTGATAATACGAAAAATGTTACCTTGCTGGTAACGTTTGGGCAGGGAGGTCTGAAATTGTGTACTCACCTGCTCTTGCATGGGATCGGCAGTTGTCATTACTCGTATTTCTCCCTAAATTTGCGTACAAACCAAAAACTAAAGATATTCAGTAGGAGTGTAATTAAAAATAAGCTGGTGCCAACCACAAATAAAGTGTTGTAGGCAAGCGTCCCAGTTGGCGCATCTCCTAGACTAACCTGAACGATAAAGGAGGTCATCGTTTGAACAGATACTAAAGGATTCAAGGTTAAAGTTGGGTTTTGTCCCGCAGCAACCGTTACAATCATGGTTTCTCCAACTGCACGCGAGATCGCTAAGATAAAGGAAGCAACAATTCCAGATAAAGCTGCTGGAATCACCACGCCAATCACAACCTCTTTTTTAGTGCAACCCATGGCATAAGCCCCTTGACGTAAACTTTGCGGTACAGAATAAATTGCATCTTCGCTAATTGAGCCAACTAGGGGGGTAATTGAAATTCCCATGACTAAACCAGCGCTCAGCGCATTAAAGCCCTGTAAACCCGGAATAAAATTTTGTAATAATGGCGTTACAAAGAGTAGCGCAAAGTAACCGAAAACAACAGATGGTACTCCTGCTAAGACTTCTAATGCTGGTTTAATCGAACGACGTACTCTAGCAGGCGCATATTCACTCAGGTAAATTGCTGATAGTAAGCCAATGGGCAAAGCAACAGTAATAGCAATTACAGAAGTCAAAAATGTTCCGCTCAAGAGCACAAAAATGCCGTATTGTGGATTGACAAATAAAGGCGTCCATTGTGTATCAGTGAGAAAACGCCATAAGGGTACTTTCTGAAAAAAGTTAATGGTTTCAAATCCTAGGGTCAGGACAATCCCTGCTGTTGTGGCGATAGAGATAAAGGCAAATAGGCCAAAAAGAAAAACAACAAGGCGCTCGCTGAGTTTATTGAAACCCCGAGCGGGCTTGAATAGATTGTCACGTTGATTCGCTGTCATTGCTCCTCATATAGTTGAAAGGGCTCACGTTAAGGTCAGAGTAGACACCTTCCTAAGCCGAAGGTGCCCACTCTAACTGTTGGCCAGCCGATGACCGACTGACCCAACTCAATTGATCATTTCAGACCATTCAGATTAAAGCACCTCGTTGAGCTTCACGCCAACTGTGGAACCATCTTCAAAGACTGTACCCGTTTTGCGTTCCTCAAAGCGACTCAACGCCTTTTGGTAAATGCTGTCGCTAAGCGCAACATACCCCACTTCACTGACAAGGTTGCGGTTGGCTGCATCCATATAGAATTGAATAAATGCTTGAACTTGCGGTTTTTCCTCTGCCGCGGACCGCCTAACATAAATAAAAATGGGTCGTGCTAGGGGCTGATAGGTTCCTTCTTCTACAGTAGCGGTACTGGGCTCAATACAGCCTTCTCCGTTATCCGGATTGCCATCATCAATCGTGATCGCCCCTAATTCGTCTTGGTTTTCTTCGTAGTAAGCGAGACCGAGATAGCCTAAGCCGCCTTGGTCACTCATAACCCCTTGCACAATCACATTGTCGTCTTCGCTGGCGGTATAGTCACCGCGACTGGCACCCCCTTCACCCATAATCGCTTCCGTGAAGTAGTCAAAGGTTCCCGAGTCAACCCCAGGTCCGTACAAGCTGAGTCTTTGATCTGGGAAACTATCACGAACTTGATTCCAATTATCAATTTGTCCCTGAGCGTCCGGTCTCCACATGGTTTCGAGTTCTTCGGTGGTTAAACATTCTGCCCAGTCATTGGCAGGATTTTTAATCACAGAAATGGCATCAAAAGCAACGGGCAATTCAATATATTCAATACCCGCTTCGGCACAGGCTTCTTTTTCCACTTCTTTAATGGGACGAGAGGCATCAGAGATATCGGTTTCACCATTACAGAATTTCTTGAAGCCACCGCCAGTTCCAGAAACACCAACAGTCACTCGCACATCTGGATGTTTCTGTTGGAACTCTTCTGCCATTGCTTCTGTAATCGGGAAAACGGTACTAGAACCGTCAACGGCAACAGAACCACTAAGTTGGGAGTCTTCTTCACTAGCACCAGTAGTTTCGCCTTCAGTCCCTCCATTCTGAGCTTGTTGCCCACCGCCGCAAGCAGCAAGGGTAAATGTCAGTGTTCCAACGGAAGCTAGCGCGATCAAACGACGTGTATATTGGTTCAACATGTTCAACATAATATTTTTAACCTATCGATTCGATTAGTTTGTCCCGTAGCAAGATATCGTGTGATTGTAAAATTTAGGTTAAGATGTATAAATTAAATCATCGTATCTAAGTGATACATGCTTGGATCAATTCCTCCATCACAACTTTACCTCACGTAAGTAAAGAGAAGGTTAAATTGACAAAACATAAAAAATTGCTTTACAATCATAGGCTGTGACATTTTTCTCTGGGATTTTAAGCCATGAATGCACAAGAGATAATCCGCTCCATTGAACAGGAGCAGATGAAAGACGATCTGCCCGTAATTCATGTGGGCGATACGGTGCGGGTCGGTGTTTTGATTCAAGAAGGGGGAAAAACCCGCACTCAGCCTTTTGAGGGAACTGTGATCGCCAAGCGTCATGGTGGACTGAATGAAACGATGACTGTCCGTCGGGTTTTCCAAGGTATCGGGGTCGAGCGCGTATTTTTATTGCATTCTCCTCGGATTAAGGATATTAAAATTATTCGCCGCGGGAAAGTGCGTCGGGCGAAACTCTATTACTTGCGCGATCGCGTTGGTAAGGCAACTCGCGTGAAACAGCGCTTTGATCGCTAAAAGCCTCTCCGAGATTGATCGCAAATCGGAGAAAAAAGTGTTATACTAGCACGAGGCTAAATGAGCGATAACAATCATTGTGCGTCCTTAGTTCAGTTGGTAGAACGTCGGTCTCCAAAACCGAATGTCAGGGGTTCGAGTCCTCTAGGGCGCGCTCGCTATTTACAACCCCCCTGTAACCAGTCCAAAACTGTACCGGGGGGAAACTTTTTCGTCTCAACGAAAACCGTCAAGAGCAGAAAGGGGGATTGATATTGTGGCAAAGAACGAACCAAAAAAAAGTGACCGCCCCGAAGTGAAAGCAAAAGAAGAGCAAAGTAGCTTCGATTTGGCTGACTTTCTCAAAGGCACGAAAGAGGAACTGGGCAAGATTGTCTGGCCGAGTCGTAAACAACTGATTAGTGAGTCAGCCGGTGTCATTTTAATGGTCACACTGGTTGCCACCATTATTTACTTATTTGATAACCTCTTCATTTGGATTGCAGGACAGGTATTTTGATGAGTTTTGCCACAGACAATCAAAACGAAGACCCAAATCTTGAACAGTCAACGGATCGTAAACCAAGATGGTATGCGATTCAAGTAGCTTCTGGATGCGAAAAGCGGGTGAAAGCAAACCTAGAACAACGCAGCCAGACCCTTGATGTTGCTGATCGCATTTTACAAATTGAAATTCCCCAAACCCCAATCTTCAAACTGCGTAAAGACGGAACTCGTCAACAAGCTCAAGAAAAAGTTTTTCCCGGCTATGTTTTAATCCAAATGCTGTTGGATGACCAAGTTTGGCAGGTTGTAAAAAATACGCCGAATGTGATCAACTTTGTGGGTGCCGAACAAAAACGTCCCTATGGACGGGGGCGCGGTCATGTTAAACCTATGCCTTTAAGCCCCTCGGAAGTAGAACGGATTTTCCGACAAAGCGAACAACAAGAGCCCGTCGTTCAAGCAAAAGTCGCAGTCGGTGATAAGATTGTAGTCCTTAGTGGACCGTTCAAAGATTTTGATGGAGAAGTCGTGGAAGTCAGTTCCGAACGGAACAAACTCAAAGCCCTCCTTTCCATTTTTGGACGGGAAACACCAGTGGAATTGGAATTTAATCAGGTTGAGAAACAAGACTAGCAATGGCAAAAAAAGTTGTCGCACTTATTAAATTGGCACTGCCTGCGGGAAAAGCAAACCCCGCCCCTCCGGTTGGTCCTGCCTTGGGTCAACATGGGGTAAATATTATGGCGTTTTGTAAAGAATACAATGCCAAAACCGCTGACCAAGCCGGAATGGTGATTCCGGTAGAAATTTCGGTTTATGAAGACCGTAGTTTCACCTTTACTCTGAAAACACCGCCGGCTGCCGTTCTCTTGAAGAAAGCAGCAGGCATTGAAAAAGGGTCCAGCGAACCCAATCGCCAAATGGTGGGCAGCATTACCCGCGCCCAATTGCAAGAAATTGCAGAAACCAAAATGCCTGACCTTAACTCAAATGATATTGAGGCAGCCATGAAAGTGGTGGAAGGCACTGCCCGCAATATGGGAATTACTGTTAAAGATTAAACTGTGTGAGTTGGGGAGAGGCTCCAGCTTCGTTATTGACCCAAGGAGAAAAATAATGGCAAAAAAACCATCGCGTCGGATGCGGGAGTTACTGGAAAAAGTTGAAAATCGTCCCTACGAACCCCTGCCCGCTCTAGAATTACTTAAAGAAACAGCAACCGCTAAATTTGAAGAAACCGCAGAGGCACATGTTCGCCTGGGAATTGATCCCAAGTATAGCGATCAACAGATCCGAACCACCGTTACTTTCCCGAAAGGAACCGGACAAGCGGTGCGCATTGCTGTGATTACCCGCGGCGAAAAAGTGAATGAAGCCACTGAAGCCGGTGCAGAAGTGGTCGGTTCCGAAGAACTGATTCAAGAAATCCAAAATGGTCGCATGGATTTTGATGTGGTGATGGCAACCCCGGATATGATGCCCCAAGTGGCGAAATTGGGACGGGTTTTGGGACCGAAAGGACTAATGCCCTCCCCCAAAGGCGGAACCGTCACCAACGAATTAGAGTCTGCCATTCAGGAATTCAAAGCCGGGAAGCAAGAATTCCGGGCTGATCGAACTGGAATTGTCCATGTCATGTTCGGAAAGGCTTCCTTCTCAGCAGAAGATCTATTATCGAATCTCAAAGCCTTACAAGAAACGCTCGATCGCAATCGCCCTTCTGGGGCAAAAGGAAGATACTGGCGCAGCATTTATGTTTCCGCGAGTATGGGACCGGCGATTGAAGTCGATATTGCCGCTTTAAGAGACTATAAATTACCGGAAGCAGCATAACTGAAAAACTGAATACAACAAACAGTAGAAGCCAAAGACAGCAGGAGTCACAAATAAGACTTAAATTGCCTGCCGAGGTGAATACCCAAACGTTCCCCCTGTGCCCAAGTTGTTTTGGGCGGTTGGGAGGGTGGGTCATCAAACCTCGGAGAATCATCCGGGGTTTTTTTGATGAAGGGGGAAAGACCAATGAAAACTAGGAGGTGCAAGCGCGTGTGGGCAGAACACTAGAAGATAAAAAACAAGTTGTAGCGGAATTAAAAGACCTGTTGAGTGAATCGCAACTGACCATTGTGATTAACTACAAAGGGTTATCCGTTTCTGAAATTGGCGATTTGCGCGATCGACTGCGCGAAACCGGAACCACTTGTAAGGTAACCAAAAATACTCTGATGCGCCGAGCCGTTGATGGGGATGAAAATTGGCAACCTTTACAAGATTTTCTCAGGGAATCCTCGGCATTTTTATTTGTCAAGGATGACTTTAGCAATGCCATCAAGGCTTATCGAGACTTTTCTAAAGCCACCAATAAAACTGAGTTACGCGGTGGTGTGATGGAAGGTGCGCCTTTGAGTAAAGAGCAAGTGGATGCCCTCGGAGACCTTCCCTCTAAGGAAGAACTGATGGCACGCATTGCTCGCGGAATCAATGCCAATACGACCAAAATTGCAACTGGCATCAAAGAAGTTCCCACGTCTCTGGCACGAGCACTCAGAGAAGTCTCAGAAAAAGACAACGAAGAAGCAGCGTAGATTGTTATTCATTCATCAATCATTCATTTTATTTAGGAGTACAAACCAATGTCTGCAAAAACTGATGAAATTCTCGAACAATTAAAAACTCTCTCCTTATTAGAAGCTTCAGAACTGGTTAAACAAATTGAAGAAGCTTTTGGTGTAGATGCGTCGGCGCCTGCAGGCGGCATGATGATGGCAGCTGCCCCCGGAGCTGCTGCTGCTGAGGAAGCGGCAGAAGAGAAAACTGAATTTGATGTGGTTCTCGAAGAAGTACCTTCTGACAAGAAAATTGCCATTCTCAAGATCGTTCGGACCATTACTGGCTTAGGCTTAAAAGAAGCAAAAGGCTTAGTGGAAGAAACCCCGAAAGCACTGAAAGAAGCTACGACCAAAGAAGATGCCGAAGAGATCAAGAAACAGTTAGAAGAAGCAGGTGCCAAAGTTACTGTTAAGTAGTAACTGTTATATAGCAGTTCTTGAACTCATGAAGTACACCATTTTAAGCTTTAGGGCTTCTTTGTACCTTTTCTTTTGTACCTCACCTGATTGGGAACTGCTATATGAGTAAAGGTGGGTCAAAAAAACCACCTTGCAACTCGATAATCTGGTTCTAGTATCGTTATTACTGAGGGGCATTACACTTTAAAGATTTTATTATTGGCTTCTATTTTGATTACTACCAAAATAGAAGCCAATAACTGAACCTACTAAACCAGTTTGAGTTGTAATTAACAGAGCAAAAATATCTTTAGTGTAGGTATATCTTTTATCTCTTTCCTCTAGATCATTTTGATTAATTGGAATAAACATCACACATAAAGTACATAAAAAAGTCACTAAGTAAGTTCCAACAAGTAACCAGATTAACCAGTTAGCTAAATTAGAACGTGTATCTTCTCTTTTGTGATCAAGTGATTTATCTAGTTTTACTTTTTCTTCACTTGTTGCATCACGTTCAAGATATTTTGCAACCTCTTCTTCTGTAAAATACTGACTTTTTTCTTCGCTTTCTAATTCTTCATCATGATTTACTTTTTTATTTATTGGGGGAAACTGAGCTTTTTTCTCCTTATTTCCAGTAACTTCTTCTGATTCTGACATAAAAATTAGTTAAACACAATTTTTAACTATTTGTTACCTTTGATTTATTAAGACCATTAATTAGGAATTAACCGAGCTATTCTACCTTGATTTTTTGCGTTTTTAAACCATTCTCGTAAAAGAACACGCTTTAATTTGTCATTAGGTTTTCTAATGTAAATTTCAGCTCCATTTTTTTCAGCTTGTAGAAGATAGTCAATAATATACTGACCATTTTCCTTTAGCAAATCTTCCTCTAAATCAAGAAATTTTAATTTATGCCCTGGTCTGAGAATAAAAAAATCAGAACCTGAACTACGAGAATGTAGTAGGTATGATACCAGAGCATAATACTTTTGATCTTGCTCGGAACTTAAACGATTATTAACTATTTTTTCTACCATCACCTAAACCTCCTATTTTCTAGCTTAGCTTGTGTAAGATAGTGAAAATCCTAATTATGTCTTGATAATTTTGACTAGCATTATATTTCATTATTTCCAATAATGGTTCTCGATTCACTATCTTAGTCAGTTCATAGGAAATTCTAAATGACTGACTATCCTATGCCACAAGTCTAGTGAGGCGCGATGGCTTTGCCGGTTCCTTTTCGGAATATCGCGCTCTCCTCCTGCAGAGAGAAGGAACTTAATTGAATAGTTAGTAACCTAAAGGTGTTGAACGGTAAAACAAAGCGTATATGGTCTTAGCCGCCGAAAGAACAACAACACTGGAAGCGTTACATACTCAATATGTGGAGGCAACTCAACAAAATTATCCTCATGCTTACGTCTTTTCTTTAGACGAAATTATGGCAAATATTGCTGAAAATGCTGAACCCAGTGATGATATCGACGCTTTAACGAAAAGCGTCTTAGAAGCGATGCTCTATACTGCTTCTAATACAGTGGGAGAAATGATCGAACGTGCTGAAGCCGACTTTATTCGTCGTTTTGAAAAAATGACCCCCGAACAACAACAGGTTTGCACTCAGTATCGATTAAAATTTAGCTAACCCAACACCATGCTCGCCCTGCGGGCAGACACCAAAGACTCTTCACCTTACCTCATCATGAAATTTTACTGGAGACTCTCTCAGGGTGGTCTCAAAATTGTAAGAGTACTGCTGTTTACAAAATTTTCCACCGCATAATAAAAGCATTGTGTTGTTATCGGTAAGAAAACACCAGTTACTTTGACCTTTAGAGATCGCGCGTTTCAGGTAAAATTTAAGCTGGTTCTTTCAGTTCAGTAAGGATGGGTTGGCTGGCAATGTTTCAGGATGATTTAACGGCGATCTTATTATTTTCCTGTCGCGATCGCATGGGATTAGTCTCTCGTCTCTCCAACTTCATTTTTGAACG carries:
- a CDS encoding AAA family ATPase, whose translation is MLKTIKIENFRGFESFELQNLGRLNLLVGRNNSGKTSILEAIRLLCSRNNLEPLREMMISRGECFWDENRKYKELDICHLFYDHEITIKSRFLVLGVHKDSQEKLIGYMGFRKGKQPSYHLADMEVLNSTPEKEQFNQGQDFLIDASRMNLNELGFILKWTYAEEPNTWRFPLSGNGGLSDYYIRAIKNSGIQKKSETKTQFITSSALSSAKMIDLFDQIVLTPEEDLVLQALQTIEPRIIRIASVSSEREISSEAREGFMVRFSDSKQRIPIGSMGDGIWRILGLALATVSASNGVLLVDEIDTGLHFTAMSDMWKLVWETAKRLNVQVFATTHSSDCWMSLADIASREDTAEDGITIQRIEKGKDTGVVFNREQILTAAKWDIEVR
- the hflX gene encoding GTPase HflX, whose amino-acid sequence is METLYGNLKGLKSSQLKQLQRLYHQRQPRDRATTPEFAQRLAAISTEINQPVSAYINRRGQVIRVGVGSPRQTQIPPLELPRYGAKRLSGIRCVTTALKSNPPKKPSLTAMVLQRLDALVTLTLTGQGFQRRGGGATGYVESAYLAHLAPESDPSREEGLYWTVSPPLSLDVLTKQDFLDLVEGLEAEFEREYVAQQVDSSHQRVVVVGLMSAELSQQQFADGLAEVIRLVDTAGGEVLQTITQRRSRPHPQTVIGAGKVQEIAIAVQTVGASLVAFDQDLSPAQVRNLEQQIGVRVIDRTELILDIFAQRARSRAGKLQVELAQLEYLLPRLVGRGEAMSRLGGGIGTRGPGETKLETERRRIQKRVSRLQQEVNQLQSHRSRMRHQRQKQEVPTIAVVGYTNAGKSTLLNCLTHAEIYAEDQLFATLDPTTRRLTVPSQGELQTVLLTDTVGFIKELPPALIDAFRATLEEVSEADAMLHVVDLSHRAWQSQIESVSKILEEMPIMPPESLLVFNKIDQVDTETLTEAKQHFPEAVYISAEQRLGLETLREKMGVMILQT
- the pstB gene encoding phosphate ABC transporter ATP-binding protein, with translation MTSDPQLSQTPHNAQVNEAVLKVDNVNVYYGSYLAVRNVNMDIYANEVTALIGPSGCGKSTILRCFNRLNDLVAGARVEGKITYHDKDLYAKGVDPVEVRRRIGMVFQKPNPFPKSIYENIAFGARINGYQGNMDELIEQSLKQAALWDEVKDKLKESGLSLSGGQQQRLCIARGIAIQPEVILMDEPCSALDPISTLRIEELIAELKERYTIVIVTHNMQQASRVSDRTAFFNAEAIEGGKQGYLVEYDDTETIFQNPKEEATQQYVSGAFG
- the pstA gene encoding phosphate ABC transporter permease PstA, yielding MTTADPMQEQVSTQFQTSLPKRYQQGNIFRIISLIATYIGLVVLAVLLIDVFIDGISNLDWSFMTNYPSRKPEQAGFLSAWVGTIWLMVITAILSFVVGVGSGIFLEEFAADTWYAKVIEVNIGNLAAVPSIIYGLLGLQAFVRVMQPLTGGRTVLAGSMTMSLLILPIIIVATREALRAVPDSLRQGGMALGATRWQVVREQVFPLAFPGMLTGTILALSRAIGETAPLITVGALTYIAFLPPTWPIWEGLRTPFTVMPIQIFNWVSRPQEEFHAVAATGIIILMVALLLMNSLAIFLRNKFQKKLD
- the pstC gene encoding phosphate ABC transporter permease subunit PstC, with the translated sequence MTANQRDNLFKPARGFNKLSERLVVFLFGLFAFISIATTAGIVLTLGFETINFFQKVPLWRFLTDTQWTPLFVNPQYGIFVLLSGTFLTSVIAITVALPIGLLSAIYLSEYAPARVRRSIKPALEVLAGVPSVVFGYFALLFVTPLLQNFIPGLQGFNALSAGLVMGISITPLVGSISEDAIYSVPQSLRQGAYAMGCTKKEVVIGVVIPAALSGIVASFILAISRAVGETMIVTVAAGQNPTLTLNPLVSVQTMTSFIVQVSLGDAPTGTLAYNTLFVVGTSLFLITLLLNIFSFWFVRKFREKYE